The genomic DNA TGAATCAGGGTTCACTCCTGAATCTGGCTTCTAGTCACCAGGCCCCAGTTAGCTCAGCTCTCCCTCCTGTCCTATGGTTCTTAttccattctttctcatttctagCTCATTCAGAAATCACACTCCTCTTCTGCTCCCTTAGAGCCTTTTCTGGCTCCTTGCTGGGGATTCAGAACTTTTGAAAATGATCAAGattgttccttttctccatcACAGTGTTCTCTCCATGTGGCATTCCCTAGCTCTATTCCAGCTCTTGATACAATATGGTTCAAACTAAAGATGGTTCCTGGTTGGTAagaatcttgagaaaggaaaaggaaatggactTTGGAAGGATGGCTGAACgcggaggaggagaaaggaaatctAAAGGCCCGTGGGTTGGGAGGAAGCAAAAAAATGCATGACCCACTCACGCTTGAAATCTCCAGCTTCTGCTTATTGTCGTCAAATGCTGATAGCATCAGTGACCCAGAAACGTATGGAGAGCCCTAGAGTCTAATGTACTCCTCCTCAAGCCTTCTTTCTGTAGTCATACAAATCCTCAGGACCAGAAATAGCTAACTTCCATATAATCGTGTCCCTTCCAAAGTCctggcaagatcactggagtcgAAGGCAGCAGAGAATCGATGTTGGGTGGAATGTCTTCTGTTTGCCCTTCCAGAGTTCTTTAGGACCTGTGCCTCGCAAGGCTGACCTATGTGCAATCACCCATAGACATTTTCATCCTTGGTTTCTGTTTGGGTATGGCCAGCAGGAGACACTGGCTGCAGGCCACAGAGAAGGAGAGTGAGGATATTCCTCTGACTTCTCCTGGTCCCTGCAGTTTGGCTGTATCCCTGTACCAAGGCCACAGCTCTTATTGGACAGCCCTCTAGTTTCTGGTTGCTACTCCCTCTGTTCAGCCCAGGTAACAGCATTGTTATTACTCAGCCCCAAGCAATTGCACCATCCCTTGTTGCTCTGTCTAAACCCTGCCCATACCTTTCTATATACTCCCTTTGTTAAGCTTGCCTCACTTATCCAGTGTGCTCTCTGCTTTCTTATGAAACTCTGACGTGGAAGATGGGGAGGGAAAGGTAAGGTAGGAGAAGAAAAGCTACATCTTGAGTTTTTCTTAGAATCACAAAAACATGGGTTTGAAGCCCAGTTAGCTACCAAGGTATTTAACTTTTCTAGTACTTTCCTTGACTTACCATAGGGATAATATTTACCTGGTAGAGTTGGGAAGGTGAGATAAAATATGTGAAAGCAATAGAACAGTGCCAGATGCTCAGCATAGAAATTCTATCATTACTACATTGGAGTGTACTCCATGTGAGTGCAATTAATACCGAAGGGAAAACAAAATAGGATGATGCTTCAGGGAAATTATTTCCcttgtcagacatttttatttagCTTTGCCCGAGGCTTGCCTTCTCACTGATCCTTGTGAGTGTAAGCTGGGTTGGTGCTGGTGGAGTTTTGTGTATCTGACAGGAGACAGACTGAGACAAGAATGAAACTCAGGAGACCTTGTCTGTGTTAAGTCCAGTTAAATACCAAAAATATGAGAAGGAGCAAACTGGTGAGCAGTTGAGCGCACAGGGCATACCTTCTCTTTCCCTATTTCCCCACTAAGTCTGATATATTCCTCCATCCCATGGGTCAGCGGCTGGGCAACGGTCATTTGCTCCCCCTCGGTTTTAGATAATGTATATGTCTTTAGCAGCTCTTAGGAGAAACAACGCATTGTAAGAGTTACTCAAACTGAAAGGCAAATGGTCTAGAAAGGAGGGGCTGCAGCCAGCGTGGCAGGTAAGGCAGGGAGAAAGAAAGTCATCAAGTCACAGTTTGAGCCCAGTAATCACCCCAGACATCTATCTggcatctttctctctctccaaataCACTGCTTCTTAATCCCTCAGCATGAGGCTGCTGGAAGGAGACAGAGACTCCAAGAAGAGCAAGAGTGTCCCTGAAGCCACATGGGGCTCAGCATGAAACAGGAAGCATATGGAAATAGCCTCCATTTAGCTCTATCTCAAAAGTCTGTTGGATACTTTGTGGGAGGCTGATAACAGGCACTGGGAGTAGGGTGGGTGTGGATAGCATAGGAGAAAAATCTAGATCCCTAAACCTCTTCTCTCTGAATGCGGGAGCTCTGGCTCAGTTTCTCAAATCTGTGCGtaaggaggcttcccaggtggtgccggtGGTAAACCacactcctgccaatgcaggagatgcaagagatgcaggttcaatccctgggttgggaagatcccctggaggagggcatggcaagctactcctgtattcttgcctgaagaaaccccatggacagaggagcctggcgggctatggtccatagggttgcaaagagttggacatgactgaagcgactcacacacacacacacacacacacacacacacacacacacacacacacacacataaagacatGCATACGTGCATAACGTGGTAGTGAGTTGCTGGAATTTCAGCAATGTTCCCATAACTGGAGGGGCTCGGCCTGCAGCTGACAGAATGAATGACTGGGGGCCCAATTCCAGAAAACAAGACCGTGTCCCACACTCACCCTTCCCGCCTGCCACTCCACCACCTCCTGACCAGGCACCTCCTAGGCAGCCCAGAGAAATGAAGCGCAGCACAGCTGAAGGGGAAGgacaaaatgacattttattacACATAACAGCACAAACGGGACAAGAGTCAAATCCTCTCATTTATAAGTACTCAACCAAAACAACTTTTTCTCGGTCCTGTATGAGAAATGGCATCTCACGTGGTGAAAAGTTGGGGTCCAGGTTATGGCACAATGCCTAGTAAATGTCACTGTGTCTCAGGAAAGAAATGTCAGAGGGCGAAGTCATTTGAGCAGCTTCTTCTGGGAGTAGGGAGGTCATCTTGGGTCCATCAGAAAAGTCAGGAATCTCTCAGGCCCACAAGGCAATGACAGCCATAAACGCAAAACCAGCAGCTACACAGCTCCACTTAGCCAGAGGGGCTTCAGGACTTGCAAGTTCCCGGGGCAGAATTTCCAGGAAGGTGACATACAGGAATGTACCAGCTGCCATGCCTTCTAACAGAGCCTGTGCCAAACCTTGCCCAGCTTTAGAGTCTCCTTGAGGCACGGCCAGCCCTATGGCTAGGCCCAGGGGGGACATGAGAGCTAAAGACAGAATGGAGAGCACGGCCCAACGTGATTCAGTGCCTACCTGCACCAGCCGCAGTCCTACGCCAAACACCACGATCCCCTTGTGAGCCAGGACAGCAAGACAGAGCTGCACAGTTGATGCGACTGTGAGCTGCAGCCCCACAGCTAGACCTTCAAACACGgagtgaaaggagagtgagagCAAGAGGATGAGGGCTCGAAAGGGACCCCGTGAGGGTGAGGGTAGAAGTCCGTGGCTGTGAGGTTCAAGCTCATGAGCTGTACCCAGTTCCTGCTCCTGCACTTTGGGTGTTTCAGCAGTCCCAGGACAGCACTGCAATGCCAGCGACTCCAAAAGGAAGACAAGGAAGAAGCCCAGAGAGATGACGAGCTCTCCGTAGGGATACTCCATCTGGTGGGAACAGAAAGCTGTTGTGAGATGGCAAAGTGTGCTGCGCTTGTGCTCAGTCATACCTAACTGTTTGCGATCCtctggaccatagcccgccaggttccatgggattttccaggcaaagataccgtagtgggctgccatttccttctccaggggttcttccccacccagggatcgaactcgagtctcctgtgttgatggtggtttctttactgctgagctctGGGGGAAGTAAGGAAGGGAAGAAATTGTACAGGATTGGGACTGggctgacggagaaggcaatggcaccccactccagtgctcttgcctggaaaatctcatggatggaggagcctggaaggctgcagtccatggggtcacaaagagtcggacacgactgagcgacttccctttcacttttcactttcatgcattggagaaggaaatggcaacccactccagtgttcttgcctggagaatcccagggatgggggagcctggtgggctgccgtctatggggtcgcacagagtcggacacaactgaagtgacttagcagcagtagcagcagcagggactggGCTGAAGAGAATGGGAAGTGTGGTAACAGAACATAAAAAGGGGAACGAAGCCAAGAGGAGACATGGACGTTTGACCACAAGAAAACCTGAGGaaataagggaaagaaaatcaataggGTTAGAAATACAGGGAAATGATATGAAGCATATCAAAGGGTCCAGAGAAAGAATGGAAGGTTAAACAAGAATTCTCTCTGGGTTTCATAAGCCCGGAAGGATTGAGTGGCTCCACCTTTCCTTGCCAACAACAATGTCAGAGCTGAGGGGCAGGAGGAATTCTTAGAATTCCATACATAAATCCTCAAGGTCTGGGCATGAAAGCAATCTCTGGTTCTCCTTACTGTCCAGGTAAGCGATGGTGGGAGACACTTACATAAGCTGAATCAGCATCATCATCAGAATGCCCCTCACTCTTTGTCCTGTTCTAGggagaaaaaagctcaaattAGATGAGGGAAAGCAGCTCAGCGTCCTGTTCTGTGCTGTTGGCTCTACCACTTTCCTTCAAGGCCAGTCTGACCTGTTTCCATCACTCCACACAAGAGCCATCATTTTCCTCGTCATTCCTTCTGTCCTTGACCTTGTcactttcccccttttcttctcctcaTTCTGTTCATCATTCTGGCCTCATGGCCTTGGAGGTCTGATGCTCACCTGTATCATCAAGTTCTGGATCTCTGACTTAATCCCCTCCAAGGCTTCAGCAGTCATATGCATGAACCCCGCTCCCAGGAAAACACCAGCAGATGTGCAGCCCAGGAAACTGAGGATCCGGCGGTGACAACCTAATTAAAAGCAGGAGTTACAATCCAGTTGGCAAAGAGGAGATAAGAAGAAGGTGACTAAGGAGCCATGGGCAGCACTCAATGTCCCAAGACTGGGGATGATGAGAGAATCAGAGCAAGATATCAGGACAGGGTGACAAGGCTGAAGTCAGACTTAGGTTATGGGGACAAAGATGTGATAGGGCTATACCTGTGGCTGTAGCAGTCTGGAACCACTTGAAGTAGATGGGAATAAGGCCACACACCAGAGTGAGCACCAGCAGGGCAAATAGGCAGCCAATTTTTGCTCCTAGTAGTGGTTCCATCCTTGTGGTACAGGGTTAGTAGAGGCCTCAGAAAGACAAGTGGAGttatatatagtctttggagCAGGAGGGGTGTCTCAGGTGGTCAGAGATGGCGTGCTCACTCTCCTGAGTTTCAGGAGGCTATCAGGAATCCTCTTTCTGGTCTATGTTGCCTCTTCTTGTGTAGCCTTACATAGGAAGCTTGCCCAGCCCGTTTCTCACTCTTCCCTTACATGCAGGCCCCTCCCCTGGCTGACGCCTTCCTGAATTTAGAAACCAGAAACTCCAGACTCTCTGCCAGGCATGGCCTGGTGCAGTGTCTTCTCCTCTTCAATGCTGTGACTAATCTTGGGGCTGTCGAGTCAGTTCTGACCTGGGGCCGTTCTAATCCAGAGTGTCTATAGTAGCTCTCCCTAGCTGTTTTGTCCTGGGGACAATCTGATCTTGCCTCACTCAGGACATTTGATCTAAGCCTTTCATACCTTGTCTACTAAGCCTCAAGTCCTTTAGGTTGCTCTGTTGATACCTGAACTGCATCCTTTCAAAGGGGATTTGGGGCCACTTGGGAtaagaaggggagaaggaaatggcactccactccagtactcttgcctggaaaatcccatggacagaggagcctggtaggctgcagtccatggggtcgctgagagtcagacacgactgagcgacttcactttcactttttcctttcatgcattggggaaggaaatggcaacccactccagcgttcttgcctggagaatcccagggacgggggagcctggtgggctgccgtctgtggggtcgcacagagtcggacacgactgaagcgacttagcagcagcaggaataaggAGGTGGGGCTGGCGAGTAGAGCTGCCACCACTCTGTGACAACTAGTAGAGGAGGGGGACTCCCCTATCCTGTCACtccagagaaatagctccaggcATGGAAATGTCTAGAAGGAAGTTGAGATTTCTAGTATTACAATAGTGATACTGTTACAACTTTGACTATGCCTGTTTCCTGATATAAATTATAGAAAAGGgactgagaggttttttttttaatttttttattttttggggtgaCTGAGAGTTTTAAGATGAAGAAAGTTGCTCTAGTTCTGAAACAGCAAGGCCTAGGGGAAAACAGAAACGAACCAAGTATACTGAAGGCTCCTGCTTGGACATGTGAAGATGGAGATGGAATATTGAGGCCTGAGGGGAACCAACTCTTGAGGCAAATGTATATGAGGTTAACTCAGAGGGAGTTGAGAAAGTTGaaagggaagaaggcaggaaaaaataGAAGCCAAGCAGCTGTTGATTACCCTGTTCAGGTGGCCTGTGTAACAATCCTGAGACCTGTTGAGCCAGTTCTCAGGAAGCTGGGGGTGACTTTCCCTGTCCCCTCATTATCTGGTGGAAGCAGCAGGATTCTTCCAGGAGAGGATGAGCTGGAGACTTGTGTGGGGACCACTGAAAATCTGAGGATTCTCTTCATTATAGGATAGGCCATGACAACAGACCTCTATACCTTTTAAGAAATCACCAGATTCATTTCCATTCTTTGAAAcctttttattcttattaaagCTTCAAGTGAACACAGATATATAGGGGTACTGTTGCTGAAACTCGTCTCTATTAACCAGAGTGAACAGAAACAtaaagacagagttttgggtgaagtataAAAGAGTAGTTTTTTTATTGTGCCAGGCAAAGGAGGCCACTGAAGGTTAATGTCCTACAGACTGTGCCCTCCCTCGAAAGAGAATAGCAAGGGGTCTTATAGTTTGAGGGTGGAAACCAGGACCATAGATAAGGATCAGGGTAGATCAAGCTTGCATTCTTCACTTCTGGAAATTTTCAAAATTGTCAAAGCTGGTGTTAGGTGGTCCTTGAGATGATCACACCAGGGATGACCTTCTttctggaatgaatgatgctCACGAGGGAAGGGAGTTTTAGGGAGTATTTTCTTGGAGAAGTAAACACCAGGTGCACAGTACAATTCTAGCTAGAAGGCAATCACTTGAGAAGTgcaattaagaaagaaaagcagctgTGAGAGTGTTGCGGTCTTTTACAGACTAGGACCTGGGGACTGGAGTTGacgaaaagaaagagagaaagagagagaaagagcaataTCCCTCGGgctacgtggaaaaccaataaagcccatACACAGGACTTGTACCACTCACGAAGGCACAGGGCATCCTCTCAAGGAGGTCTTGAAAGCTTGGGTGAGAAAGTGAGCTCAGTAGGTTTCCACGCTCTGAAGAAGTAGCCGGAGATAGAAAGAAGGATGTGGGGGACCCAAGTCTCTAGTGGAACAAGGGTATTTTATTAGCATGCTTATATATCTTCAGTAAAAtgattactcagctgttaaaaagaatgaaattctaccAGTTGCAACTAAATGGATAGTCTAATAAGTACAAGGTCGCTGAAGAGAGTCAGTGAAGGGAGTCACTTGAAGGGAATCCAAGCAGGTGCTCTTtctcatgatctcagtcctgagaactgcatgcagctcTACTCATTCCTGTAtcccaggaactgataaggaacagagagtcCTTGAGACACagcacacaaaggaagaaaatacaaCATATTGGATCCCTTAAAGTTGACCGTCCCCTAACAATTCCCCCTTTTTTTTCATAATTGGAGGCGACTGTAGATACTTTTGTGAAAAAGGCCCTGACCAAACGAGTTTGTTTAGTTTGAACAATTTTAGTTGAAAGGCATCTGTATACTACAAATATAACCATCAGGATAATTATCAGCGTCATAGCTCTAGATCCAATAGTATGTATAACGCTTTGAAATCATCCTCGAGGGTCTAGCCCAGATAATTAATCAGCTAGCTGTTCAGCTAAGATTTCCAGATTTTTGGAAGAGGGTAGACTCTTAGAGAAAgtttcaaagatttctttttgtaataattGTACATTTAAGAAAGCATTATCATGTAAGTCTtgcaaatgaaatttgatttgttcccatTGTAGGCACTATAGTTGAATGGAATGGGGGTAATAcaaaattgagtagaattccaGTTACATTTTAGTATAGCTCATTTTTGCAAATTTATTAATTGATCTCCAACCTATTGGAtggctatttttatttcttgtatttcaTCTTGAATTTCCTCATTTATCTGAGTCTGAGTGGTCCACATAGTACGAGCATCTTTGGTCCAATTTTGAATAAAGCTGTGTGTTTGAACTGAGGTTTGTAAAGCAATGCCTGAGACAGTGGCAGTAGTGCAAATGGCTATTAATCCCTAAATGCCAAGAATTAACCATCTAGTGACTCGTTTAGATCGTCAAAGTGATTTAGTAAGTAGCTGGGAGGCAAATCCTGCTATGGAACCCTCTTCCCAGGGTCACTGGAGATCTATTGGCAACCATGGCTGAAGAATCAAAAGGGATTCATTtttcaaagagacagaggaattaAAACAAGTATACAATTTGCAATCTATGGAAGTCACAGAACGTAAAGTCTTATTAAACTGCAAGTTCCCTATAGCTATAAcaaaaggaaggggaacacaAGCTTATATGAAATATGAATGATTATAACGAAGGGAATATTTACGATGCCTATGACTGGTCCGCATAAAATATCCATTCCAAGTTCCAAGTTCTTTGGTGCTTGTGGCAAGTTTCCAGATGTCCCATTGTTCAGGCCCAATCTGTTTATTGAGGATGATTCGAGGTTGAGGGGTGCCATTCCACCGTCAAGCCAGCCAAGAAGTCCTTTGTTAATACTATGAAGTCAATCAGAGTATTAGTAACCTTTTATGCTACTTGAGTGGTATAATCATATACAGTGCtgttaatatcatctgagcagttAGACAACTACATACCATGGGGTCCCCAGTAATCAATGCtgtaattggccacaaacattaattttcctgatttaGCCTGACATTTGTCCCAATGAACAGGAGTATGTTTAAAGTATTTATATGTAAACTCTTTGCATAAtgatttttgtccttttcctAGAGTTTCAGTAGTGTTGACATGGTTCTCATAGAAAGAAAGGGCAGTAAACAGTCCAAGCAATGTCCAAAAGTTCTTCTTTGGAGGCAGAACGAAAGCCCATGTTTGTCGGCTAACGTTAATGCATAATTCTGTTGGACCCATGCACATAGGAAGGACTTCATACCCTAGAGAAATATTAATTAGTCTTCCTTTTTTCTCAGGATGAGAGGGCCCCTCCAAGCTCCAAGGAGGAGGCATATGTACTGAGTCATTGGTGGATACGATTGGTCCTTTATCTGTCCATTTTATAACCTGCAGTAAAGGGGGCTTGGGTATATAGGCCCAGTAAGTATGATTAATTAATTCAGCCTGAGCAggggaagcaaaagcaagcaaagcaagcttaacaacaaaaatattttctggattcTGAGGCATTTCCTGTTGATAAACCagattttcagcttgattagTAAGGGTTTTTATTTGTCCCCAAGTAGGGAGATCATCGGAGatggcgatggcaccccactccagtactcttgcctggaaaatcccatggacggaggagcctggtaggctgcagtccatggggttgctaagagtcggacatgactgagcgacttcactttcacgcagtggagaaggaaatagcaacccactccagtgttcttgcctggagaatcccagggacgggggagcctcgtgggctgccatctatggggtcacacagagtcggacacgactgaagtgacttagcagcagggagaTCATGAGGTCGATGACGTCGAGGGCGGTGCTTCTTGGAGAGTTTTAGAGCCGCCATGGCCTGTACTGGAATTTCTTCCTCCTGGAggttttgtctttttgtctttattttgaaCACCGGAGGCTCCCTTGGGGTGGattttccaaagaggaagccAATTGAGTTTGCTGGATCCATCTGGAGAAATACAAGCATACCCCTTTCCCTGTAAGATTAATTTCCCAGTAAGATTAATTTCCCAGATTTCCATTGTTTAGTCAGCCCATCTTGATACCAAATGGGCAAAGGAAGAGAGGTATCCTGTAATccttcaaaatgtttttctgctcTTGTTAAGATATCTCCCTgtggtaagtttaaaaaatttactagagctaatcaatgaatatagtaaagttgcaggatataaaatcaacacacagaaatcccttgcattcctatacactaataatgagaaaatagagaaattaaggaaacaattccattcactattgcaatgaaaagaataaaatacttaggaatatatctgcctaaagaaactaaagacctatatatagaaaactataaaacattg from Ovis aries strain OAR_USU_Benz2616 breed Rambouillet chromosome 7, ARS-UI_Ramb_v3.0, whole genome shotgun sequence includes the following:
- the SLC39A2 gene encoding zinc transporter ZIP2 isoform X1, which codes for MEPLLGAKIGCLFALLVLTLVCGLIPIYFKWFQTATATGCHRRILSFLGCTSAGVFLGAGFMHMTAEALEGIKSEIQNLMIQNRTKSEGHSDDDADSAYSSAVKKPPSTQETRVRSLGGEEPLEKEMAAHYGIFAWKIPWNLAGYGPEDRKQLGMTEHKRSTLCHLTTAFCSHQMEYPYGELVISLGFFLVFLLESLALQCCPGTAETPKVQEQELGTAHELEPHSHGLLPSPSRGPFRALILLLSLSFHSVFEGLAVGLQLTVASTVQLCLAVLAHKGIVVFGVGLRLVQVGTESRWAVLSILSLALMSPLGLAIGLAVPQGDSKAGQGLAQALLEGMAAGTFLYVTFLEILPRELASPEAPLAKWSCVAAGFAFMAVIALWA
- the SLC39A2 gene encoding zinc transporter ZIP2 (The RefSeq protein has 1 substitution compared to this genomic sequence), whose protein sequence is MEPLLGAKIGCLFALLVLTLVCGLIPIYFKWFQTATATGCHRRILSFLGCTSAGVFLGAGFMHMTAEALEGIKSEIQNLMIQNRTKSEGHSDDDADSAYMEYPYGELVISLGFFLVFLLESLALQCCPGTAETPKVQEQELGTAHELEPHSHGLLPSPSRGPFRALILLLSLSFHSVFEGLAVGLQLTVASTVQLCLAVLAHKGIVVFGVGLRLVQVGTESRWAVLSILSLALMSPLGLAIGLAVPQGDSKAGQGLAQALLEGMAAGTFLYVTFLEILPRELASPEAPLAKWSCVAAGFVFMAVIALWA
- the SLC39A2 gene encoding zinc transporter ZIP2 isoform X3, which encodes MEPLLGAKIGCLFALLVLTLVCGLIPIYFKWFQTATATGCHRRILSFLGCTSAGVFLGAGFMHMTAEALEGIKSEIQNLMIQNRTKSEGHSDDDADSAYVFLWSNVHVSSWLRSPFYVLLPHFPFSSAQSLLLLLLLSHFSCVRLCATP
- the SLC39A2 gene encoding zinc transporter ZIP2 isoform X4, which codes for MEPLLGAKIGCLFALLVLTLVCGLIPIYFKWFQTATATGCHRRILSFLGCTSAGVFLGAGFMHMTAEALEGIKSEIQNLMIQDKE
- the SLC39A2 gene encoding zinc transporter ZIP2 isoform X2 → MEPLLGAKIGCLFALLVLTLVCGLIPIYFKWFQTATATGCHRRILSFLGCTSAGVFLGAGFMHMTAEALEGIKSEIQNLMIQNRTKSEGHSDDDADSAYSSAVKKPPSTQETRVRSLGGEEPLEKEMAAHYDGVSLRRARHLSGLLPCLPFGVAGIAVLSWDC